The Benincasa hispida cultivar B227 chromosome 11, ASM972705v1, whole genome shotgun sequence genome has a segment encoding these proteins:
- the LOC120091644 gene encoding LOW QUALITY PROTEIN: protein IMPAIRED IN BABA-INDUCED STERILITY 1-like (The sequence of the model RefSeq protein was modified relative to this genomic sequence to represent the inferred CDS: inserted 4 bases in 3 codons): MALISYGFKQFSLLFXNSQIIQQTLLDVGVQFPFSFAEPISRSGXLIALCIVSLIDAVGXWWFMGCIISKHVDKSTASPVYKLHRTKPTTTKSATVAAATEKGSVVTLDTSVATLDHEKKGDEKLKDRSQDIKKSKKGSSQGGKGSFRLGFSQRYVEAEQVAAGWPSWLSSVAGEAIHGWVPLRADSFEKLEKIGQGTYNSVFRAREVETGRMVALKKVRFDNFQPESIRFMAREIMILRRLEHPNIMQLEGIITSNMSNNIYLVFEYMEHDLAGLVSSPDVKFSEAQVKCYMRQLLSAIEHCHLRGIMHRDIKASNILVNNEGILKLADYGLANVINSRNKQVLTSRVVTLWYRPPELLMGSTDYGLPVDLWSIGCVFAELYLGKPLLKGRTEVEQLHKIFKLCGSPPEEFWKKTKLPHAAMFRPQHAYESSLHEKCKEFAPSAVSLLENFLAIEPYKRGTASSALMSEYFKTKPYACDPSTLPKYPPNKEMDAKNREDARRKRANARAKEIETTQRPRRVKKKFQEFNSHKVPIKEEVEENIQTFRQNGNNTNNLSKEQGDIFQREPQKQLYDTTSEASQVATAPNQRGDSAFTAPIPVSVSSGFAWVKKRKEATSTISDGLKSQISALDPSFANYTFKLTKKQNGYTNIPVNSGVQDYEIRKQQRRKHDFPESFDASEAYPFLNISNELYPKPPSNATTNLDNDDTESHIDFLGPLLTKPHRIDELVQKNESHIQRVARKSRFGRDK, translated from the exons ATGGCTTTGATTTCTTATGGGTTCAAGcaattttcccttcttt tcaACTCACAGATAATCCAGCAAACCTTGTTGGATGTAGGGGTTCAATTCCCCTTCTCCTTTGCTGAGCCCATTTCCCGATCGGG TTTGATCGCCCTTTGCATCGTTTCTCTGATCGATGCGGTCG TTTGGTGGTTCATGGGTTGCATTATCTCCAAGCACGTAGATAAATCAACCGCATCACCCGTTTATAAACTTCATCGGACAAAACCCACCACCACTAAATCCGCCACTGTTGCCGCCGCCACCGAGAAGGGTTCTGTTGTGACCCTAGACACTTCAGTAGCGACGCTCGATCATGAGAAGAAAGGGGATGAAAAATTAAAGGATCGAAGTCAAGATATTAAAAAATCGAAAAAAGGGAGTTCCCAAGGAGGGAAGGGTTCTTTCAGATTAGGGTTTTCTCAACGATATGTTGAAGCTGAGCAGGTTGCCGCCGGCTGGCCTTCTTGGCTCAGTAGTGTGGCCGGTGAGGCCATTCATGGATGGGTGCCTCTCCGTGCTGATTCCTTCGAGAAGTTGGAGAAGATTGGACAAGGTACATACAACAGCGTGTTTCGTGCTCGAGAAGTTGAGACAGGAAGGATGGTTGCATTGAAGAAGGTTCGTTTCGATAATTTTCAACCGGAGAGCATTAGGTTTATGGCAAGGGAAATCATGATTTTGCGCAGGCTTGAACACCCAAACATCATGCAATTAGAAGGCATAATTACTTCCAATATGTCTAACAACATTTACCTTGTATTTGAATACATGGAACATGATCTTGCAGGACTAGTGTCTAGTCCTGATGTCAAGTTCAGTGAGGCACAAGTTAAGTGCTATATGAGACAACTTCTATCTGCAATTGAGCATTGCCACCTTCGGGGTATAATGCATAGAGACATTAAAGCATCCAATATTTTGGTAAACAATGAAGGAATTCTGAAGTTAGCAGATTACGGATTAGCAAATGTCATAAACTCGAGAAACAAGCAAGTGCTAACAAGTCGAGTGGTGACGTTATGGTATCGCCCTCCTGAGCTACTAATGGGTTCAACAGATTACGGATTACCTGTGGACCTTTGGAGCATAGGATGTGTATTTGCAGAATTGTACTTGGGAAAACCCCTTCTTAAAGGAAGAACCGAGGTTGAACAATTACACAAGATATTCAAACTTTGCGGCTCTCCACCTGAAGAGTTTTGGAAAAAAACAAAGCTTCCTCATGCAGCTATGTTCAGACCCCAACATGCATACGAAAGTTCTCTACATGAAAAGTGCAAAGAATTTGCACCCTCCGCAGTGAGTctattagaaaattttcttgCCATTGAACCTTACAAGCGTGGGACTGCCTCTTCTGCTCTCATGTCTGAGTATTTCAAGACGAAGCCATATGCTTGTGATCCATCTACCTTACCTAAGTATCCACCAAACAAAGAAATGGATGCCAAAAATCGTGAAGATGCACGAAGGAAAAGGGCGAATGCAAGAGCAAAAGAGATAGAGACAACACAAAGGCCTAGAAGAgtcaaaaaaaaattccaagaaTTCAATAGCCATAAAGTGCCAATCAAAGAGGAAGTAGAAGAAAACATTCAAACTTTTCGACAGAATGGCAACAATACTAACAATCTTTCCAAAGAACAAGGTGACATTTTCCAAAGAGAGCCTCAGAAGCAACTATATGATACAACATCAGAGGCTTCCCAGGTCGCAACTGCACCAAATCAAAGAGGAGATAGCGCATTCACAGCCCCAATACCAGTCTCGGTATCTAGTGGTTTTGCTTGGGTAAAGAAGCGAAAGGAAGCTACATCTACAATATCAGATGGTCTTAAGAGCCAAATAAGTGCTTTGGATCCATCTTTTGCAAATTACACctttaaattaacaaaaaaacaaaatggataCACAAACATTCCAGTTAATTCAGGCGTGCAGGACTATGAAATTCGAAAACAGCAAAGAAGAAAACATGATTTTCCTGAGTCTTTTGATGCATCTGAAGCATACCCATTCTTGAATATTTCCAATGAATTATATCCAAAACCACCATCCAATGCCACAACCAATCTTGACAATGATGATACAGAATCGCATATTGATTTCTTAGGTCCTCTCTTAACAAAACCCCATAGAATAGATGAACTCGTGCAAAAAAATGAAAGTCACATCCAACGAGTGGCTCGAAAATCCAGATTCGGAAGAGATAAATGA